Part of the Lotus japonicus ecotype B-129 chromosome 6, LjGifu_v1.2 genome, AACGTTTAGTTGCAATTTGTCAACTGTGTAGGATTAGTTGTTTACTATTTGGATTATTTAAGTTTTTGAATGTTGGTATTGGATGATTGTAAGGAAATGCCCTGTCTTTCCTATGTTTGAATCTTAATATATAGTTGATCATTGCTGTTAAAATTTCTTTTATGACTATTTCGAATGAAGTTTTGATGACCATGGTGATCTCACTTTCATTATATGTTTGTGTAAAATCTTTACAGGAATGATTCATTGTCAAGAAATAATATTTAACTTGGTGGCTGTTACTAATTACGGATTGGAGGTTGAGGGTTTAGCTATCAGTTTGCTATGTGGGCCAGATTGTCGTTCTTTTATGCGTTCATGTTTATACGTGATTAAAAAACATTGTATGTTTGGGCCAGATGAAATATCGGTATTAGGCCTTCATGTTTATAAGTAATTTACGAGCATCATTTTAAAACGTTGAAAAAAATGGTAATTTTAATTTGTGTTGTGTTAAATATCATTGTGTGTTTTTTTAAGTTTGTATAGGCTTAACGGTCTTCTACAGTCACACTTTGGACGTAGGACAATTacagtttttttattatttatgtttATCATAAGAGGCTCAATTGGACTGATTGGAATACAGTTTTAATGGTGGGCTCATTTTTTCAATAGAATAACTGGTTGGGCAGCTTAACATTTTTTAAATTAGCTATGTACATATAAAGAGTTGAGAAGCAACAATGGAGCCGTATAGTTTGAGATTTTTTAATACATTGTCTTTGAACACAAGATTTTAGAAAAGGTTTAAAATACGTTCctggttttaattttaaaaatctcAGAATTATTTAGATTAAATGAATATTAATAGAATACAGTAGTTGACTTTTCAAAGAAGGTTATTCAAATAGTGTGTAGGTAAACTTGCAATATTCATTGCTGCTTATTTTATATATTGTTTTGCACTAACCATCGTATCAGTttatatgtgtatatatttaTTCCTTGCTTTTAGATGTGCATACCAGAAGTGAGGTTAAAACAAGGTACCAATGGTGTTATAAAAGTTTTTCTAATTTGTGCATCAAAATGTCACAAATAtcctttaaaatttaatttcattccaaaCATATGTATTTTCCTATTTTATCACTACGATCATTTTTGTTTGTCACACTACCCTTCACTTTAGTTTCatctcatatttttttttcgttgcCACTTTTTACACTTAATATATGTGAAAACATTTCATGTTTTATAAGTGTGAACCGAGAAATATTCATTctctattcttcttcttccttgtgtTTTAAGTGTTTCACACTCACTTAGTGTGAaacaatttcatatttttaacaaTTGGTTATTTCAAACCTTTGAGggtgaaatttaaaaatatttcacactcttgaTAGTGAAATGAAAATGTAAGAaaactaaaaattatttttcaaattaaaatatgaatACTTCAATAACTCACTCTTGattgtgaaatttgaaatgtttcacacacttgagtgtgaaatttaattataaaaaacaaaatatttaaaattaaaaataatttttctaacAATTGGTTCTTTTAAACTCTTGAGTGTAAAACTTGAAAAGATTTCACTCGAgtgtttaataaaaatataaaatacgaaaaaataaaattttaaaaataaaattatttttagtttAATAACTCACattcttgagtgtgaaatttgaaaatgtttcacacacttgagtgtgaaatcTTATTATAAAGACATGAAAAATTTAAACTTGAAATTAAAATTCTCAACAATTGGCATATTCACACTATTGATCTTGAGTGTGAAACTGAATTGTGTGAATCGAGTATGTTCATTCTCTATTCACCTTTTTCATGTCGTTTTAAGTGTTTCACACTTAGTgagtgtgaaatattttcacaCTTTGATTATCTTTTTATAAGAGAGGTTAATAAgagaatttagaaaataaaatagggTGTGAGATTAATAagggggtgttaaaactaatgctCTTATTCTAATCATCCGTctaaatgtcattttttatATTCACTAGGTAAACATGATTAGGTAAGTACTAATATGTTAGGAAATGCTTCCGGTATACATTATATGTGACCTTTAATATGCATCACTGTTAGAGTGGAGTAATTttacatctttttttaaatctgGTATAAGAGGTCAAcatgtttttatttaaagaaatataatatatatcaaatttgtaaggttatattttataaaaaataatgtgttaaaCTGAAAGGCTATGTTGTAGAAGAATGTTGatgataaaattatttaggTATTAGGATAAATCATTAAATGTTACATGATATAGAAAGATCACTTGGACTAAAAATTGCAGAGCAGGCAGATCAAATGCGTAATATATTGTGTTGGTATCACCACTGAATAGTGTAAATGGTTTGGAATGTAAGTTTATCCTGAATTTTGCCAAATTCATTACAGTGGTTACATTGGATGAGTGTCTAATACATATATTAACGTGTGGGAGTTATGGTTGCTTGAGTGATATTAATAGTGTAGGGTTAATAACTTTAAAAAGACAGATAAGTGTTTGTTTGGGTATATCAATTGAAATAAGGAGTTGGAAAATAGTCCCATTATATCTGTGTGTCGTAGTTAAAGTGTGCTAAATTGGAGTCTAGAAATTGAAGGTTGttttggcggttaatttgaaAGTAGAAAATTTGTAAATTGAATTGTTGATCCAATTGAGTTGTAATTAATAATGTGGGTATGCCTCACATCACTGAATCAATCAATTCATGTTTATCAATTAACATTACTGTGGCCTGAATCTTTTCAGCAATAGGACTGTGGGAATATGTGTTGGGGAGAAGAAATGTATGGTTTAGTGGCGACGCGGCTTAGTGCATAGCCTTGGAGTTCTAATCTCAATCAAGATTAATTGTGCCTGGCAGTATCTGTGCGTTCGTGTACCTGTCCTGCAGTGATTTGGAGAAATTAATTCATTTGAGCAATTACGGCTGCTTCTCTATTTTAGGCATAATATAGGTAATGATTTGGTTTTCAGGCCACAGCACAAGATTTGGGGAAGAAATCTTCTTGATATATGCACGAAAGGACATAATAGAGTATATACCAGATTTGGTAGTTGCACATattaattaggatttaagtCTGAAAAATGGCCTCGGTTTAGAGTTATTTCAAAAGTCTTTTTGTGCTGGTTTTGCATGTTTTCGAATctggataaataaataaagtcaAAAGCAGTTGGAGTTAAAATGTCATATTGTTGTGTTTGATATCATCTTTTAACAATGCATGGGTTAAATTGTGCAGATTTGAAAGTCTATAATTGGTAGATAGATTATTATAGAGTATTTGATACTTAAGCAATTAAATTTATAATGTAAATGAAGGTGATCTATACATGTAGATATTTTATTATATCTGACGTTGTTTTAGGAGCTTTTATAATCTAATACAATGTGTTAGATATTTAGGTGTGAATGTTAGTAGTTGTAAAATTGTGTTTAAAATTTGATTTCAACCGTTTATAAGAAATGTATTTCAGTTAATTTTGGAAATAGGAGCTGTCAAATTTTAGTGGAAAAGTATAATGTTGTACACTTAATTGTTgtgtattttttaataaaaaaactcttttttttttccagaatgaAATAAGACTTTAAGCAGGGTTTTTGTGGTAACTTTTTATGTagtaaatttattattttgtaatttaTATCTATtgtgttaaaattattttgaaattttgctatgaaatattttattctctAAAATACAATATGTTGGCCAAAATGTACACGTAGTCCTTTTAGTACCCAGCTTAAAGTTTTCTATGTGAATACTTTACTATAAAAAGATAGTTTGAGTTATGGATAAGTCATACTTTCTCTGCTTTACATTACCTGCTCTTTAAGTTTTTCCATATCATTTTGAAAGAACATGGTGCATGTAGAACCAGACGATGGATATGTTAACAGTGTTGGGATTTTTCTGCATCCTGGGGAAGtatggttttttctttttctttgaaaatatttggttaTTGAtcttttgttgaaaaaaaaaatcttattaacTTTTATATATTCCATAGTTTAGTCATGAGTTGTTATTACTCTTTGTTGGAACCTTGACCTTTCATTTCACGCTAAAATTTGTAATCTAAGAACTTTTTCCTTATAATAAGTTCTAATAATGGTAAAATTATTCAGATTTGGTTTCAAATTATGTTTGTTGTGTCAGTTAAAACCATCAATTGTGGTAGTATGGCTCTAGGTTTTTTTGGGTATTTTGTGGATCATAATAATCCATTAAGTCTATAACATATTGAAACAAAATTCTAATGTGAAATATTTGATATAGGAGGTAGCCAAGATTGATCTAAGGTATGCTCTTTCATGGGATTATTTGCTGGAGGAAAAGTGGTACCTTGAAGATCCTCTACACAATATCTTTGTGGTTGAGTTCAACAAAGACTTAAACAATCCTGCTCTCCAAAAAGGTTGGAAGTCACTGTCAGAGTTCTATGGTCTATCAGGAAAACACTGGTGTATGTTGAAGATGGTTGTTCCATGTCATTTTCACATGAGCATTTCTGCTGAAGCTGGGGGAGAGATTCTGTACTATCGTATGGAAGTGCCTGATTCACCACCGTTGTTTCTCCCAGAAGATGTGGACCACTTTTTTGCTGACTTTTCACCAAGCATTGATGAATATTTGCCTGAGCTTCATCTGGATCAAGTTGTTCCAGAAGTGAACTCATCACCGGTCTCTGTGCTGTGCAATGAAGTCCTTGATGACCAGGTAGTCCCGGAGGCTTTGCCTGCACCAAATGGGCTGCCTGAAGGTGTTGTGCTTCAATACCATATGGGTTTAAACAGTACTATAACCCCCTATAGAGCTTATGGGAGTCAgtatgtaagttttttttttcttcatcattaTATTACCACTTTATGACATAAACTGATTCTCATTTTATCTGTTGCAGACCTTGCCACGTAGGGTTGCGCTTTATGTTCATCGGCACGGTCTTGAGCCCTGGGTGTTAAGAGGGCCGTCTGGGATCTGTATCAGGGTTAACGTCTTGCACCGAACCAATGGACGTCACACGAAACTTGGCAAAGGGTGGCGGAAGTTCTGTAAACTTCACGGTGTTCTTCCGGGTGACAGGATTACTATGAACTTTACAGACGGGGTTGCTAGGCTTATTGATGTTGTTTTCGACAGATAGTTGGTTATGGTGGTCCAGAGGTTATGGTCTCAATTGTTTTGTCTGGAAAAGTGTTTTGGCGGGAAGAAGTCCTTTTCAAAATCTGGGTGGTTTTAACTATTGTGCTTTAATGTGTAATTTGTGTTTTCTAAGTTCAGTTGTTTGAACAATGTTTAGTCCTGCATTCTGTTGCAGATTTATGTTTAATGGCATTGTAAGATAAGTTATCTATGTTCTGTTTCTTTAAGGAATGAAAGTTTCTTCTTTGTGTTCTACTGCAAGATGTGATACTGTTGAGTTTATTCATCCTTATTAATAGCTGGAATGAATGTCTGAACATTAAGAATGAGTGAACAAAGTGTAAgttattttaaaagtttttattttaaccTAGCATAATTGATTATACTCTCAGATGTGGCAGGAGGGGAGCATTTAAATTATACCTTTTTTTCCATGAAGGAAGTTAAATTTATTTGCAGAATTTGTATAATGCCTTATATTAGTGGTTCATATATTCTcatatgagtaatgatatatacacacctcattttttaaacacttcatttccacatatttttatttctatctctctcatcttatcatctatcacatatcatattttctctcttttactttttcttttcttcctatctctttcatcattccacctctccacctcaaaagagaggtgtggatgaaacattacccATTCTCATATAACTGATTGTAACCACAGTTCTGTGAGTGTGTTAAATTTTGCAAACacttattaatattaatttggtCATATGTACCTGGGCACAACATGTGTTTAATGTCTTGGTTCTATTGTAGAGTACAGTAGGCTACATGTGCCTGACTATTGGAAGGTTCTGTGCCCAATGGCAAAAAATTGTATAAAGTTcattttttaacaaatattGTAGAGCTCATCGCATATGTTCCAAACATGAGCTTATGCGAAAATTTATCCAACTGAAAATGGTGTTGTAATGGAGAATTGATTTACATTTATTATCTAACTTCTTTAGTTGGAGGTAGTTCTTTAGTTTACGGTGTCAAAGAAATATTGTGGTTTAAAACAAGGGAATCATGGAGTTTTCTAATCAGCCTCTAAATGTTTCGAAGATGTCTCAGAGCAAGGTAGAGTTATATAACTAAACATTCAAGTTCCTAATGAATTGTAATTATATAAAGTGTGTTATATGCATCATTTAATTTTGGAATGAATATCTAATAGTAATCATTTATATAAGCCTTTTATTATTTCCCATGTAGCTAGGAGTAGGAGGAAGCAATTAATGGCAAGGAAGAGGAGTTCTGAGGAAATGTCTCAGAATAAAGCTGGTAGTAGTAGTATGGAAGGCAAGTTTGTGAATATAGTTATAATTGTGTAAAGTGTTGCATGGGTAGTTTATTTGTTATATTGTTAAGTACATTTATGGGATATTTTGATATCTTTCAAAGCTGTCATGCTATTATTTGTATGGTGATATAGATGTTTTTCTATCATGTGTAAAACAGTTACAAAGGTGAGGAAGAATTATTCAAGGTCCCCTCTGTCAGATATTACCAACAACTTGACAAAAGGAAACGGTTTAACTTTGAGCGCAAGTGATTTGGGTAGTTCTGTGAATGGCATGTCATTCAGATCCACTGTAACTTCTACAAGCAGGTTACTTGGTAAGTTTGATAGTGTTGTATCTATATCATTAATTTGAAATAGgatttaaaaaatgttttagaGGTTGGTATATTGCAGGCAATGGATTTTCTCAATATAGGTTATCTTCAACTCCGTTATCCACATCTCCAGGTGGCATCTCCAATGTTGTAAATAATAGTGGTTAGTTTGCAAATATTGGTTAAGAAAATTTGGGATAATATTTATTGTAATATTCTGATAATTTGGGTTGTGATTTCGAATTGCAGTTGATTTTAGTGAGAAAAAACGGCAGTGTGTGTTTGCAAGGGCTAGGAGATTACATTATATAAGAAGTAAATGTAGGAGCCATGATGCTGGTAAGGAAAGATTGGTAGCTTTGCGTAAGGACAAAACTCTTTGCAAACAAGGTATTTATAGGAGAACCTGTAATCGTCATTTGGCTGCCCGTGAGACTGATTTTGTATACAACTGGTGGTAGGTAACAATTCAAAGCGGTTGAATATAAAGCAACGATATGAAAGGAGCAATGTGAAGAAAAATTATCTGCATCAAAGATCTGACTCAAGGCACTATATAGGAAAGTCATCAAATGGAACCGTTGTTGACACTACTTGCATAATGGGTGGCTCTGTGCGTGTTGGATTAGGAAATGACTCAGCACCTTCAGAGTCACAGTGCTTGGATCAACTATATCAAGACTCTGAGTTATTAGGTATATTTTGTTACATTGAATTTGACAGTTGTTATTTAAgtatgattaattttttttaaatctgtaTTTATATGTGTGTATAGATGAGATAGACCTTGGGGATGCGTCTTATACATGTCGTTATTGTGATGCTCACATGTGGTACGAAGAAAGAATTGCTAAAAGTAAGCGGAGTATAAGACCTGAATTTTCGCTGTGTTGCATGAAAGGTAAGGTTGTGTTGCCATTGTTATCTAAACCTCCCTTGGTGTTATACAATTTGTTACATGGAATCGATCCCCGAAGTAAACATTTCAAAGATAACATTAGAGCATATAATAGTATGTTTGCTTTTACTTCAATTGGTGGAAAAGTAGAATCTGCTGTGAATAATGGTGGAGGTCCACCTCAATTTGTCTTGAGTGGTCAAAATTATCATAGAATTGGGACTTTGCTACCTCAAGGTGGGCAAGCGCCAAAATTTGCACAGCTCTATATATACGATACGCAAAATGAAAATCTGAACAGAATGAAGCCTTTCATGTAAGTGTAATGAATTataagcttcgtcctttggttTCTTTGCAGCAAATTATCACTTTGTATAGGTTGgacttattttattatttttgtttttattgatgTGCAGTGATGGGAAGAAAGGGGACAAGTTGGATATATCTTTAGTGAATGATCTTAAGCAAATGATTGATGAAAACAATATACTTGCGAAGACTTTTCGCAAGGTGCGAGATTATGTAATGTCTAATGAATCAACACCAATTGCCTTGAGACTATTTCGAAAAAGAGGAAAGGATCCTCGAACCTATAATCTTCCTACATGTGATGAGATTGCAGCGCTTATTATTGGTGACTTTGATAACATTGAGGTTGGTAGAGATATTATTGTGAAAAAAGATGGAGTACTTTCTCGGATACATGAAActcatacatcatttattccaTTACAATATCCATTGGTATTTTCTTACGGGGAAGATGGATGGCAAGAAGATATTCCTTTAAGTGGTGTATCCGCATCTACTAGCACTAGGTTGAAACCTCGCGTGACATTGAGAGAGTTCATAACATTTAGGATTCAAGAAAGAGATTTGGAGCATGGTAATGTTCTATTATGTAGAAGGCTTTTTCAACAATTTTTGGTAGATTGTTTTACCATGATTGAATCTCAAAGACTTTCTTTTGTTCGAAATAACCAAAAGTTGATTCGAGCTGATTTCCTAAATGGTATTGAAGAAGCTATGGATCGAGGAGAAACTGACGCGGGTTCTTTGGGAACACGTATTGTATTGCCGTCATCATTTGTTGGCGGAAGGCGTTATATGTTTGATTGTTGTCAAGATGCAATGGCAATTTGCAAGCGATACGGCTATCCTGATCTCTTCATCACTTTTACTTGCAATTCTGTATGGAAAGAAATTGATAGGTTTGTACGAGCAAAAAATCTTAGACCTGATGAAAGGCCCGATATATGCTGTCGGGTTTTCAAGATGAAATTGGACCATTTAGTTAGTACTTTGAAAAGTGGTATTATTTTTGGACCTTTAGATGCAGGTACATCGCATTTCTAAAgccatttattattttttagtattttttagtTAGCAAATTGTGTGTTTTTTTACTATATTAATTTTGCTGCAGGTATGTACACAATTGAATTCCAGAAGAGAGGTTTACCGCATGCTCATATCCTACTATGGTTGTCAAAGGACAACAAGTTAGTAACAACTTCTGATATTGATAAATGCATATCTGCTGAAATTCCTGATCCTATTTTATATCCCAAATTGAACAAAGTTGTTTGCAATTATATGTTGCATGGTCCATGTGGACGTGAATTTTTAAAATCTCCATGCATGTCTGAAGGTAAGTGCACCaagttttttccaaaaaaatttcaagaAAGCACTGTTATTGATGAAGATGGTTATCCTTTGTATAAAAGGAGAGATACTGGAATTTATGTTGAGAAGAAAGGTATTCGCATGGATAATAGTTTTGTTGTTCCTTATAATCCTCAATTATTAATGCTATACAATGGTCATATCAATGTTGAATACTGCAACAAATCTAATGCAATCAAGTATCTTTTCAAGTATGTGAGTAAAGGTCCTGATCGAGTAAATTTGGAGATTACCAATCAGAAAGAGGATGGGTTGGAAATTGAGGTAAAAGATGAAATTAAGCAATATTATGACTGCAGATACCTTACCCCATGTGAGGCTGTTTGGAGAacatttaaatattatattcatGTCAAGTGGCCTGCTGTGTTGAAGGTGACTTTCCATCTTCAGAATAATCAGAGTGTTTGTTTTGAAGACAATGATAATTTACAATATGTTGTTGAAAAGGCTGCTGAAAAGGACACTATGTTTATAGCTTGGATGAGAGCAAATGCCATGTATGAAGAGGGGAAGGGATTAACATATTCCGAGTTTCCATCATATTTTGTCTTTGATGAAGATTCTCAATCATGGCATCCTAGGAAAAATGGATATTCTATTGGGAGACTCCAATATATACCTCATGGAGTTGGTGAATTATACTACTTGAGAATTCTATTAACTCGCCAAAAAGGTTGCACCAGTTGGGAAAGCATTCGCACTATTGAAGATGTTGTGTATGCCTCTTTTCATGATGCGTGTTATGCATTGGGGTTGTTAGCAGATGACAGAGAATTTATTGATGCAATCATTGAATCTAATGATTTGGCATCAGGTTAGTAgtatgtactccctccgttcctatataactgatactttaaggttgtggcacaaatattaagaagtagcaattaatattcttattttactaaaattactatctaacttcctattataccctttatctctcttatcaattctaacttttcaattttcctaccaacaataaatgaaggacacaattgataaagtagcattaatgctctcttgaaattgtaaaaatatcagttaaataggaacaaaaaaaagaaccaaattagtatcagttatttaggaacggagggggTACTATTTTGTTATAAATGTTGTTTTATTAGTATTTGATTATATAATT contains:
- the LOC130725408 gene encoding uncharacterized protein LOC130725408; translation: MVHVEPDDGYVNSVGIFLHPGEEVAKIDLRYALSWDYLLEEKWYLEDPLHNIFVVEFNKDLNNPALQKGWKSLSEFYGLSGKHWCMLKMVVPCHFHMSISAEAGGEILYYRMEVPDSPPLFLPEDVDHFFADFSPSIDEYLPELHLDQVVPEVNSSPVSVLCNEVLDDQVVPEALPAPNGLPEGVVLQYHMGLNSTITPYRAYGSQYTLPRRVALYVHRHGLEPWVLRGPSGISRSRRKQLMARKRSSEEMSQNKAGSSSMEVTKVRKNYSRSPLSDITNNLTKGNGLTLSASDLGSSVNGMSFRSTVTSTSRLLGNGFSQYRLSSTPLSTSPGGISNVVNNSVDFSEKKRQCVFARARRLHYIRSKCRSHDAGKERLVALRKDKTLCKQGNNSKRLNIKQRYERSNVKKNYLHQRSDSRHYIGKSSNGTVVDTTCIMGGSVRVGLGNDSAPSESQCLDQLYQDSELLDEIDLGDASYTCRYCDAHMWYEERIAKSKRSIRPEFSLCCMKGKVVLPLLSKPPLVLYNLLHGIDPRSKHFKDNIRAYNSMFAFTSIGGKVESAVNNGGGPPQFVLSGQNYHRIGTLLPQGGQAPKFAQLYIYDTQNENLNRMKPFIDGKKGDKLDISLVNDLKQMIDENNILAKTFRKVRDYVMSNESTPIALRLFRKRGKDPRTYNLPTCDEIAALIIGDFDNIEVGRDIIVKKDGVLSRIHETHTSFIPLQYPLVFSYGEDGWQEDIPLSGVSASTSTRLKPRVTLREFITFRIQERDLEHGNVLLCRRLFQQFLVDCFTMIESQRLSFVRNNQKLIRADFLNGIEEAMDRGETDAGSLGTRIVLPSSFVGGRRYMFDCCQDAMAICKRYGYPDLFITFTCNSVWKEIDRFVRAKNLRPDERPDICCRVFKMKLDHLVSTLKSGIIFGPLDAGMYTIEFQKRGLPHAHILLWLSKDNKLVTTSDIDKCISAEIPDPILYPKLNKVVCNYMLHGPCGREFLKSPCMSEGKCTKFFPKKFQESTVIDEDGYPLYKRRDTGIYVEKKGIRMDNSFVVPYNPQLLMLYNGHINVEYCNKSNAIKYLFKYVSKGPDRVNLEITNQKEDGLEIEVKDEIKQYYDCRYLTPCEAVWRTFKYYIHVKWPAVLKVTFHLQNNQSVCFEDNDNLQYVVEKAAEKDTMFIAWMRANAMYEEGKGLTYSEFPSYFVFDEDSQSWHPRKNGYSIGRLQYIPHGVGELYYLRILLTRQKGCTSWESIRTIEDVVYASFHDACYALGLLADDREFIDAIIESNDLASGIQLRKFFVMLLTTNTMSKPEFVWEKSWRILCDGIVYERRKKLRLPDLHIKDEDLKNLCLVELEKLLHLNGRSLKDYPCLPYSQLFDDCQYVNKFIADELNYDKVAMANLSNSLLSSLTEEQHQIYNEIMKAVLSQSGGLFFLYGFGGTGKTYLWNTLSAAVRAEGLIVLNVASSGIASLLLPGGRTAHSRFSIPISIKECSTCNVAQGSLKAELLQKTSLIIWDEAPMLNRFCFEALDRTMTDLMKSYSAVDNDKPFGGKVVVLGGDFRQILPVIQKGSRCDIVNATINSSYLWKQCQVLRLTKNLRLMSSKSPDEHVDIQTFADWLLNIGDGKVNTTNDGVSTIEIPNDLLISSCDNPLQSLIDFAYPYMLQSLEEKNYKFFEERAILAPTLESVEVVNNEMLSKIPGGIKEYFSCDSTCKSDDNSEVEAEWFTSEFLNNIKCSGIPNHKLILKVGVPIMLLRNIDQAGGLCNGTRMIVKELGKNVIVANVVSGKQLGEKVLISRMDLIPTDSGLPFKFVRRQFPISLCFAMTINKSQGQTLSHVGLFLPKPVFTHGQLYVALSRVKSRKGLKVLILDEDGSISKVTKNVVYKEVFDNV